A portion of the Acidimicrobiales bacterium genome contains these proteins:
- the glp gene encoding gephyrin-like molybdotransferase Glp has product MSLVPLASAKARVLAGCVPLRPTAVPLADALGCVTSVPLRADEPVPPFANTAMDGFAVRAADTAEAPATLTVVGTLAAGAAPDVSVGPGEAVRIMTGAPIPPGADAVVMVEQTTTAEDGGTVVVRTTVAPGNHVRPVGDDMAAGDEVFPAFTVLQPGHLGVLAALGMRKVPVFTRPRVGVLSTGDELVAEARDLKPGEIRDANRTTLLALARQAGFETVDLGIARDDRDAIRAAFTAAVAQCDAVITSGGVSVGDFDFVKVVLDELSGGTMQWMQVAIKPAKPFAFGTIDGTPVFGLPGNPVSAMVSFEVFARPALRQMAGHPVLDRPTVRAVADDGLPRHPDGKLHFVRVRAEHGADGRVHVRSSGGQGSHMLRAMALADALALVPDGDGVPPGGDVEAWLL; this is encoded by the coding sequence GTGAGCCTGGTCCCGCTCGCCTCGGCCAAAGCCCGGGTGCTGGCGGGGTGCGTGCCGCTGCGCCCGACCGCGGTGCCGCTGGCCGACGCCCTCGGCTGCGTGACCTCGGTGCCGCTGCGGGCCGACGAGCCGGTCCCGCCGTTCGCCAACACGGCGATGGACGGCTTTGCCGTGCGGGCCGCCGACACCGCGGAGGCTCCCGCCACCCTCACCGTGGTCGGCACCCTCGCCGCCGGCGCGGCGCCCGACGTCAGCGTGGGACCGGGCGAAGCGGTGCGCATCATGACCGGCGCGCCGATCCCGCCTGGCGCCGATGCCGTCGTCATGGTCGAACAGACGACGACGGCCGAGGACGGCGGCACCGTCGTCGTCCGCACCACCGTGGCGCCCGGCAACCACGTGCGCCCGGTGGGCGACGACATGGCGGCGGGCGACGAGGTGTTCCCCGCCTTCACCGTCCTGCAGCCCGGCCACCTCGGCGTGCTCGCCGCCCTGGGCATGCGCAAGGTGCCGGTGTTCACTCGCCCCCGCGTGGGCGTGCTGTCGACGGGCGACGAACTGGTCGCCGAGGCGCGTGACCTGAAGCCTGGCGAGATACGCGATGCCAATCGCACCACCCTGCTGGCGCTGGCCCGACAGGCGGGCTTCGAGACCGTCGACCTCGGCATCGCCCGCGACGACCGCGACGCCATCCGTGCTGCCTTCACCGCCGCGGTCGCGCAGTGCGACGCCGTCATCACCAGCGGCGGCGTCAGCGTCGGTGACTTCGACTTCGTCAAGGTCGTGCTCGACGAGTTGAGCGGCGGCACCATGCAATGGATGCAGGTGGCCATCAAGCCCGCCAAGCCGTTCGCCTTCGGCACCATCGACGGCACGCCGGTGTTCGGCCTGCCCGGCAATCCCGTGTCGGCCATGGTGAGCTTCGAGGTGTTCGCCCGGCCCGCGCTGCGGCAGATGGCAGGCCATCCCGTGCTCGACCGGCCCACGGTGCGAGCAGTGGCCGACGACGGCTTGCCCCGCCACCCCGACGGCAAGCTCCACTTCGTACGGGTGCGAGCCGAGCACGGCGCCGACGGCCGCGTGCACGTGCGCTCGTCAGGCGGGCAGGGGTCACACATGCTGCGGGCCATGGCCTTGGCCGACGCCTTGGCGCTGGTGCCCGACGGCGACGGCGTTCCCCCCGGCGGTGACGTAGAGGCGTGGCTGCTTTAA